In one Brassica oleracea var. oleracea cultivar TO1000 chromosome C9, BOL, whole genome shotgun sequence genomic region, the following are encoded:
- the LOC106318211 gene encoding homeobox-leucine zipper protein REVOLUTA, which produces MEMAVANHRERSSDSMNRHLDSSGKYVRYTAEQVEALERVYAECPKPSSLRRQQLIRECSILANIEPKQIKVWFQNRRCRDKQRKEASRLQSVNRKLSAMNKLLMEENDRLQKQVSQLVCENGYMKQQLTTVVNDPSCDSVVTTPQHSLRDANSPAGLLSIAEETLAEFLSKATGTAVDWVQMPGMKPGPDSVGIFAISQRCSGVAARACGLVSLEPVKIAEILKDRPSWFRDCRSLEVFTMFPAGNGGTIELVYMQTYAPTTLAPARDFWTLRYTTSLDNGSFVVCERSLSGSGAGPNAASASQFVRAEMLSSGYLIRPCDGGGSIIHIVDHLNLEAWSVPDVLRPLYESSKVVAQKMTISALRYIRQLAQESNGELVYGLGRQPAVLRTFSQRLSRGFNDAVNGFGDDGWSTMHCDGAEDIIVAINSTKHLNNMSNSLSFLGGVLCAKASMLLQNVPPAVLIRFLREHRSEWADFNVDAYSAATLKAGSFAYPGMRPTRFTGSQIIMPLGHTIEHEEMLEVVRLEGHSLAQEDAFMSRDVHLLQICTGIDENAVGACSELIFAPINEMFPDDAPLVPSGFRVIPVDAKTGDAQDLLTANHRTLDLTSSLEVGPTPENASGNSSSSSRCILTIAFQFPFESNLQDNVAGMACQYVRSVISSVQRVAMAISPSGISPSLGSKLSPGSPEAVTLAQWISQSYTHHLGSELLTVDSLGSNDSVLKLLWDHQDAILCCSLKPQPVFMFANQAGLDMLETTLVALQDITLEKIFDESGRKALCSDFAKLMQQGYACLPSGICLSTMGRHVTYEQAVAWKVFAPAASSSENNDGNDNTLHCLAFSFVNWSFV; this is translated from the exons ATGGAGATGGCGGTGGCGAATCACCGAGAGAGAAGCAGTGATAGCATGAACAGACATCTAGACAGCAGCGGCAAGTACGTCAGGTACACGGCTGAGCAAGTCGAGGCCCTGGAGCGTGTCTACGCCGAGTGTCCTAAGCCGAGCTCGCTCCGGAGACAGCAGTTGATCCGTGAATGTTCCATCTTGGCCAACATCGAGCCTAAGCAGATCAAAGTCTGGTTCCAAAACCGGAG GTGTCGAGATAAGCAGAGGAAAGAGGCGTCGAGGCTACAGAGCGTAAACAGGAAGCTTTCGGCTATGAACAAGCTGTTGATGGAGGAGAACGATAGGTTGCAGAAGCAAGTTTCTCAGCTCGTCTGTGAAAATGGATATATGAAGCAGCAGCTTACTACTGTT GTGAATGATCCAAGCTGTGATTCTGTGGTAACAACTCCTCAGCATTCGCTTAGAGACGCTAATAGTCCTGCTGG ACTGCTCTCGATCGCAGAGGAGACATTGGCAGAGTTCCTATCCAAGGCTACAGGAACTGCTGTTGATTGGGTTCAGATGCCTGGGATGAAG CCTGGTCCGGATTCGGTTGGCATCTTTGCTATTTCGCAAAGATGCAGTGGGGTGGCAGCTCGAGCCTGTGGTCTTGTTAGTTTAGAGCCTGTCAAG ATTGCAGAGATACTCAAAGATAGGCCATCTTGGTTCCGTGACTGTAGGAGCCTTGAGGTCTTCACTATGTTCCCGGCTGGTAACGGCGGCACTATTGAGCTCGTCTATATGCAG ACATATGCACCAACGACTCTTGCTCCTGCCCGCGATTTCTGGACCCTGAGATACACAACGAGCCTAGACAATGGCAGTTTTGTG GTTTGTGAGAGGTCACTCTCTGGTTCTGGTGCTGGTCCTAACGCTGCATCAGCTTCTCAGTTTGTAAGAGCAGAAATGCTTTCTAGTGGGTATCTAATAAGGCCTTGTGATGGTGGCGGTTCCATTATTCACATTGTCGATCACCTTAATCTTGAG GCTTGGAGTGTTCCTGATGTGCTTCGACCCCTTTACGAGTCATCTAAAGTCGTTGCACAGAAAATGACCATTTCC GCATTGAGGTATATCAGGCAACTAGCTCAGGAGTCTAACGGTGAACTAGTGTATGGATTAGGAAGGCAACCTGCTGTTTTAAGAACATTTAGCCAAAGATTAAGCAG GGGTTTTAATGATGCGGTTAATGGGTTTGGTGACGATGGATGGTCTACAATGCATTGTGATGGCGCTGAAGACATAATCGTTGCTATTAACTCCACAAAGCATTTGAATAATATGTCTAATTCTCTTTCCTTCCTTGGAGGTGTCCTTTGCGCCAAGGCTTCTATGCTTCTCCAA AATGTTCCTCCTGCTGTATTGATCCGGTTTCTAAGAGAGCATCGGTCCGAGTGGGCTGACTTCAACGTTGATGCATATTCTGCTGCAACGCTTAAAGCCGGTTCTTTTGCTTATCCGGGAATGAGGCCTACGAGGTTCACCGGGAGCCAAATCATAATGCCTCTAGGACATACCATCGAACACGAAGAA ATGCTTGAAGTTGTTAGACTAGAAGGTCATTCTCTTGCACAAGAAGATGCGTTCATGTCCCGTGATGTCCATCTTCTTCAG ATATGTACTGGGATTGATGAGAATGCTGTTGGAGCATGTTCAGAACTTATATTTGCTCCCATCAATGAGATGTTCCCGGATGATGCTCCACTTGTTCCTTCTGGATTCAGAGTCATACCCGTTGATGCTAAAACG GGAGATGCGCAAGATCTGTTGACCGCTAACCACCGGACGCTAGACTTAACTTCTAGCCTTGAGGTTGGTCCAACACCAGAGAACGCTTCTGGAAACTCTTCTTCTAGCTCAAGATGTATCCTCACCATCGCGTTTCAGTTCCCTTTTGAAAGCAACTTGCAAGACAATGTTGCTGGTATGGCTTGTCAGTACGTGCGGAGTGTGATATCATCAGTTCAACGTGTTGCAATGGCCATCTCACCCTCTGGGATAAGCCCAAGTCTTGGCTCTAAACTCTCCCCGGGGTCTCCTGAAGCTGTTACACTTGCCCAATGGATCTCACAAAGTTACAC TCACCACTTAGGCTCGGAGTTGCTGACGGTTGACTCGCTTGGAAGCAACGACTCGGTATTGAAACTTCTATGGGATCACCAAGATGCCATCTTGTGTTGCTCTTTAAAG CCTCAACCAGTGTTTATGTTCGCGAACCAAGCTGGTTTAGACATGCTAGAGACAACACTTGTAGCCTTACAAGACATTACACTCGAAAAGATCTTTGATGAATCTGGTCGAAAGGCTCTCTGCTCCGATTTCGCCAAGCTAATGCAACAG GGATATGCATGCTTGCCTTCAGGAATATGTTTGTCTACGATGGGAAGACATGTGACTTATGAACAAGCTGTTGCTTGGAAAGTGTTTGCTCCTGCTGCATCATCATCTGAAAACAACGACGGCAATGATAATACTTTGCATTGTCTTGCTTTCTCCTTTGTAAACTGGTCGTTTGTGTAA
- the LOC106318210 gene encoding uncharacterized protein LOC106318210: MYSKVLDPEKMGFIRPPAVRKDGDYIESIFGDYSAGKPKPSRKLNSTKFVTVLTFLQFVFAVYATGLLYYMSPSIDLRAKPDFTWATKWADNMRSYIVTPRVVSHIQDSASFLKSSEENIPVVFSPAEVCEYEKIDFSQKKSNDEKMFKMKRELYDDVLDFQKKNLGSESLEELTKMKSKWALNGPKRPKVTVILNHFKRKTLCAQLDSLLHQTMPFHHVWILAFGSPNEASLRRIAGSYNDSRISFISSNYDFKYYGRFQIALQTEADLVYILDDDMIPGKKMLQMLAHVAGTEKYENSVLGSIGRILPFRQKDFTFPSYRKFRSKEAGLYLPDPAYDITLDRILQVDFLSSSWFLSAELVKALFIEKPFTFATGEDLHLSYQLQKYRNAGSFVLPVDPNDKETWGDSEHRLAYVSETTVIFKNIVEVRDNQWWKALSTGYITQWAAMYPQKIDALFYAHSIEEVRALGPLLEKFRTTVGKKAYIAVSGGKFCACEDAASALNWPKLVCNERRFKIFDLEVGAILGVSNSEIPVLQAVYSSMKGLIKIHNPSVVITVADADPNVKKALKMATETNLNGTALVLLPRASISKVLWMADLRSTALPNWNKMRVSVNIITQNRAQSLLRLLRSLSNAYYLGDEIPISFNMDSKVDEETIKVVTTFDWPHGPKTLRRRIIQGGLIRAVSESWYPASDDDFGLLLEDDIEVSPYYYLWIKYSLLAYHYDPQISFPELASISLYTPKIVEVVKERPKWNPTDFFKQIHPHTPYLHQLPCSWGAVFFPKQWREFYVYMNMRFTENAKANPVQIPKSRTNGWQASWKKFLIDMMYLRGYVSLYPNFPNQQSFSTNHMEPGAHIAAKDNVVKHNKTDFEVPLLMDDFRNFLPNQKLPPASNLPSLNLFNMPVSLKGLKAAGAKLGQDVLRCNNVSEIVAVNHQTGLPARCMKF, translated from the exons ATGTACTCAAAG GTTTTGGATCCTGAGAAAATGGGTTTTATCCGGCCACCGGCGGTGAGAAAAGACGGTGATTATATAGAAAGCATCTTCGGAGACTATTCCGCCGGAAAACCAAAACCAAGTCGGAAGCTCAACTCCACCAAGTTCGTGACGGTGCTGACGTTTCTTCAGTTCGTATTTGCCGTCTACGCCACTGGACTTCTCTACTACATGAGTCCTTCTATTGACTTGCGGGCCAAACCGGACTTCACTTGGGCCACCAAATGGGCCGATAATATGCGTAGTTACATTGTTACCCCTCGTGTCGTCAGCCATATACAAGACTCTGCCTCCTTTCTGAAATCATCGGAGGAGAATATTCCGGTGGTGTTCTCTCCGGCGGAGGTTTGCGAGTACGAGAAGATTGACTTCTCGCAGAAGAAATCAAACGACGAGAAGATGTTCAAGATGAAAAGAGAGCTATACGACGACGTCTTGGACTTCCAGAAGAAGAATCTCGGTTCCGAAAGTTTAGAAGAGCTGACGAAGATGAAATCTAAATGGGCCTTAAACGGGCCCAAGAGACCAAAAGTAACAGTGATCCTAAACCATTTCAAAAGAAAAACGCTTTGCGCTCAGCTCGATTCTCTCCTCCACCAAACGATGCCGTTTCACCATGTCTGGATTCTGGCCTTCGGGAGCCCCAACGAAGCCTCTCTCCGGCGAATCGCCGGGAGCTACAACGACTCTCGGATCAGCTTCATCAGCTCGAACTACGACTTCAAATACTACGGGAGATTCCAGATCGCGCTTCAAACGGAGGCGGATCTAGTCTACATCCTCGACGACGACATGATTCCCGGGAAGAAGATGCTTCAGATGCTCGCGCACGTCGCGGGGACGGAGAAGTACGAGAACTCGGTCCTGGGAAGCATCGGACGGATTCTTCCTTTCCGGCAGAAGGATTTCACGTTCCCGAGCTACAGGAAGTTCCGATCAAAGGAGGCGGGGCTTTACTTGCCTGATCCGGCGTACGACATCACTCTGGATCGGATCCTCCAGGTTGATTTCTTGTCTAGCTCGTGGTTCTTATCAGCTGAGCTCGTGAAAGCGTTGTTCATCGAGAAACCGTTCACGTTCGCTACTGGCGAAGATCTTCACCTGAG CTATCAGCTTCAGAAGTATAGAAACGCAGGTTCTTTTGTGCTTCCTGTGGATCCAAATGACAAAGAGACGTGGGGAGATAGTGAACATAGACTCGCTTACGTCTCTGAGACCACAGTGATCTTCAAAAACATTGTGGAAGTCAGAGACAACCAATGGTGGAAAGCGCTTTCCACCGGTTACATAACTCAATGGGCTGCAATGTATCCTCAGAAGATCGACGCTCTGTTCTACGCGCATTCGATCGAAGAAGTCAGAGCGCTTGGTCCTTTGCTTGAGAAGTTCAGAACCACTGTTGGTAAAAAGGCTTACATCGCGGTTTCCGGCGGGAAGTTTTGTGCGTGCGAGGATGCTGCATCGGCTTTGAACTGGCCTAAATTGGTTTGCAATGAGAGGAGGTTCAAGATATTTGATTTGGAAGTTGGAGCTATCTTGGGTGTGTCGAACTCGGAGATACCTGTTCTGCAAGCTGTGTATTCGAGTATGAAAGGGCTTATCAAGATCCATAACCCGAGCGTGGTGATTACTGTGGCTGATGCTGATCCTAATGTCAAGAAAGCTTTGAAAATGGCTACTGAGACGAATCTTAATGGCACTGCATTGGTTCTTCTTCCTAGAGCTTCTATCTCCAAGGTTCTGTGGATGGCTGATTTAAGATCAACAGCTTTGCCAA ACTGGAATAAGATGAGAGTCTCAGTGAACATCATCACACAAAACCGAGCTCAATCTTTACTGAGATTGCTTAGGTCTTTGAGCAATGCATACTATCTTGGCGACGAGATACCTATCAGCTTCAACATGGATAGCAAAGTGGACGAAGAGACGATCAAAGTAGTGACCACATTCGACTGGCCTCACGGACCAAAGACCCTAAGAAGAAGAATCATCCAAGGAGGATTAATCCGAGCCGTGAGTGAGAGTTGGTATCCAGCTTCTGATGATGACTTTGGTCTCTTACTCGAAGACGACATCGAAGTCTCTCCTTACTACTACCTCTGGATCAAATACTCTCTCCTCGCTTACCACTACGACCCTCAAATCTCTTTCCCTGAACTCGCTTCAATCTCTCTTTACACTCCCAAAATCGTCGAGGTCGTTAAAGAGAGACCTAAATGGAACCCAACAGACTTCTTCAAACAGATCCACCCACACACACCTTACCTTCACCAGCTACCGTGCAGCTGGGGAGCTGTCTTCTTCCCAAAGCAATGGAGAGAGTTCTACGTCTACATGAACATGAGATTCACCGAGAACGCGAAAGCCAACCCCGTTCAGATTCCGAAATCAAGAACCAACGGTTGGCAAGCTTCTTGGAAGAAGTTTTTGATCGACATGATGTACCTTAGAGGATACGTTAGTCTCTACCCAAACTTCCCTAATCAGCAGAGCTTCTCGACCAACCACATGGAACCAGGAGCTCACATCGCAGCCAAAGACAACGTGGTGAAACACAATAAAACCGACTTCGAAGTTCCTTTGCTTATGGATGATTTCAGAAACTTCTTACCTAACCAGAAACTCCCTCCGGCTTCAAATCTTCCATCACTCAACCTCTTTAACATGCCGGTTTCTCTTAAAGGCCTTAAAGCTGCAGGTGCTAAGCTTGGTCAAGACGTTCTTCGTTGCAACAATGTCTCTGAGATTGTTGCCGTCAATCATCAGACAGGTTTACCAGCTAGATGCATGAAATTCTGA
- the LOC106318195 gene encoding uncharacterized protein LOC106318195, with translation MGSKWRKAKLALGLNLCLYVPKTLEESSSLSRRSNDAVSLSPVTVPRPTTPTPSSSGLRLPRSISISSSKKTCAICLTAMKAGQGHAIFTAECSHSFHFHCITTNVQHGNQICPVCRAKWNEVPLQIPNAKSKPIVRPRDDAWMTIPPRRSSQNQPSPRPERLRPVSMIFNNEPAVFNDDEALEPQDRPAESTKPGGVSGKLEVKTYPEISEVVRSVSFKDFSVLINLKAPPVSSSSSSSSSRAPVDLVTVLDVSGSMAGTKLALLKRAMGFVIQNLGPFDRLSVISFSSTARRSFPLRLMTETGKQEALQAVNSLVSNGGTNIAEGLMKGAKVLIERRFKNSVSSIVLLSDGQDTYTMTSPTGSNTKGADYKTLLPKEVNRIPVHAFGFGADHDASLMHSIAENSGGTFSFIESETVIQDAFAQCIGGLLSVMVQELRVKIECVHPMLKIGSVKAGSYRFDSRTGSIEVGDLYAEEERNFLVNLDVPVLDGVLDTMSLLKVGCVYRDPVTKETVDLSNSGEVKILRPVLEGRPVVSVEVDRQKIRLRAAEAISEARVLAERGDLTGAVSVLETCRGVLSETVSGRAGDALCVSLCAELKETQERMASRQVYESSGRAYVLAGLSSHSWQRATARGDMSDTTTMSYQTQSMVDMVNLSQTMTFGCPRASSNGNSSSNPNPSPSARRKLRQALTFPARPRAR, from the exons ATGGGAAGCAAATGGCGAAAAGCAAAGCTAGCTTTGGGTCTAAACTTGTGCCTTTACGTTCCTAAAACGCTCGAAGAGTCTTCTTCTCTCTCGAGAAGATCCAACGACGCCGTTTCGCTTTCTCCGGTAACGGTTCCAAGGCCCACGACGCCGACTCCGTCCTCCTCTGGTCTCCGATTGCCTAGGTCCATTAGCATATCCTCATCAAAG AAAACATGTGCTATATGCTTGACGGCGATGAAAGCAGGACAAGGCCACGCAATCTTCACAGCGGAATGCTCTCATTCCTTTCATTTCCACTGCATCACCACCAACGTTCAACACGGCAACCAGATTTGCCCCGTTTGTCGCGCGAAATGGAACGAAGTCCCTCTTCAGATCCCTAACGCTAAGTCTAAACCGATAGTTAGACCAAGAGACGATGCATGGATGACAATCCCACCGCGCAGGTCGTCTCAGAACCAACCTTCTCCGCGTCCTGAACGTCTAAGACCCGTTTCCATGATCTTCAACAACGAGCCTGCTGTTTTTAACGACGACGAGGCTCTGGAACCTCAAGACCGTCCTGCTGAATCAACCAAACCGGGTGGCGTCTCTGGGAAGCTGGAAGTTAAAACATATCCGGAGATCTCTGAAGTGGTGAGATCGGTTTCGTTCAAGGACTTCTCTGTACTGATCAACCTAAAAGCTCCTCCTGTTTCATCCTCTTCCTCTTCTTCTTCGTCCCGGGCCCCTGTTGATCTGGTCACGGTTCTTGATGTAAGCGGAAGCATGGCGGGAACGAAACTAGCTTTACTAAAACGAGCAATGGGGTTTGTGATTCAGAATCTTGGCCCGTTCGACCGTCTCTCAGTCATCTCCTTCTCCTCCACGGCACGCCGTAGCTTCCCTCTCCGTCTCATGACGGAGACAGGTAAGCAAGAGGCGTTACAAGCTGTTAACTCTTTAGTCTCAAACGGTGGGACTAACATTGCAGAGGGGTTAATGAAAGGCGCAAAGGTTTTGATCGAACGTAGATTCAAGAACTCTGTATCGAGCATCGTCCTCTTATCCGACGGTCAGGATACATACACCATGACTAGCCCCACCGGTTCTAACACCAAAGGTGCTGATTACAAAACCTTGCTTCCTAAAGAAGTAAACCGGATCCCGGTTCACGCGTTCGGGTTCGGCGCTGACCACGACGCTTCCTTGATGCATTCCATTGCTGAAAACTCGGGAGGGACGTTTTCTTTCATAGAGTCCGAGACGGTTATACAAGACGCGTTTGCGCAGTGCATTGGTGGTCTTCTCAGCGTCATGGTTCAAGAGCTGCGCGTTAAGATCGAGTGTGTTCATCCTATGTTGAAGATTGGTTCGGTTAAAGCTGGAAGCTACCGGTTTGATTCGAGAACCGGTTCGATCGAAGTCGGTGATCTTTATGCAGAGGAGGAGAGGAACTTCTTGGTGAATCTTGATGTTCCCGTTCTCGATGGCGTTTTGGATACAATGTCGTTGCTCAAGGTTGGATGCGTTTACAGAGACCCCGTGACGAAAGAGACGGTTGATTTGAGTAATTCCGGCGAAGTGAAGATTCTCAGACCGGTGTTGGAAGGAAGACCTGTGGTGTCCGTTGAAGTTGATAGACAGAAAATTAGGTTGCGTGCGGCGGAAGCAATCTCCGAAGCTAGGGTTTTAGCTGAGCGGGGGGATTTAACCGGAGCTGTTTCGGTTTTAGAGACTTGTCGTGGGGTTTTGTCGGAGACTGTGTCGGGGAGAGCTGGAGATGCGTTGTGTGTGTCGCTGTGTGCAGAGCTGAAGGAGACGCAGGAGAGGATGGCGAGCCGTCAAGTGTACGAGAGTTCTGGCAGGGCTTACGTTCTCGCGGGGCTTAGCTCGCACTCGTGGCAGAGAGCCACGGCGAGAGGTGACATGAGTGATACTACGACGATGAGTTACCAGACGCAGTCGATGGTGGATATGGTGAATCTCTCTCAGACCATGACGTTTGGATGCCCTAGGGCTAGTTCTAATGGGAACTCGAGTTCGAATCCTAATCCAAGCCCCTCGGCTCGGAGGAAGCTCCGGCAAGCTCTCACTTTTCCGGCGAGGCCTAGAGCTAGGTGA